Proteins from a single region of Echeneis naucrates chromosome 14, fEcheNa1.1, whole genome shotgun sequence:
- the pou2f3 gene encoding POU domain, class 2, transcription factor 3 isoform X1 yields MSTDMVEQSEAPAEQTEQNGIDFNRQIKTEDVNDSHHTVSSLKTCHLTQSTPVHGGQLTGELTSLHTMQQLVLMPPSHLSSSSSFLLSQSPSSHQALLQQNLLSLPSQSQSGLLQHQPGLALTPQAMSRSGLAGSSMENHVDMSHLQMPKHMSLPPQEEPSDLEELEQFAKAFKQRRIKLGFTQGDVGLAMGKLYGNDFSQTTISRFEALNLSFKNMCKLKPLLEKWLSDAENSPSDAMSNPTALPPLMEGYGRKRKKRTSIETNIKMTLEKRFLDNPKPNSEEITLISEQLSMEKEVVRVWFCNRRQKEKRIFCPVASLPVKSHSYNSRMASTSRSYSPLTSGGVSSNSSPNSASRETSPNSLSVASASLTSQANPVSYSTPSSWYRTWNPAAYH; encoded by the exons ATGAGCACAGACATGGTGGAACAGTCGGAGGCTCCAGCTGAACAGACAG AGCAAAACGGAATCGACTTTAATCGACAA ATAAAGACTGAGGACGTCAACGACTCACATCATACAGTTTCCTCTCTGAAGACATGTCACCTGACACAGAGCACTCCAGTGCATGGGGGTCAGCTGACTGGG GAGCTCACCTCTCTTCACACCATGCAGCAGCTGGTCCTGATGCCACCGTCTCACCtttcgtcctcctcctcctttctgctCTCCCAGAGTCCCAGCAGTCACCAAG CTCTTCTGCAGCAGAACTTACTGTCCCTTCCTAGTCAGAGTCAAAGTGGTCTTCTCCAGCACCAGCCTGGACTGGCTCTTACTCCACAG GCTATGAGTCGCTCTGGTCTGGCAGGATCATCTATGGAGAACCACGTGGACATGTCTCACCTTCAGATGCCCAAACACATGTCATTACCCCCGCAGGAGGAACCCAGTGATCTGGAGGAACTGGAACAATTCGCAAAAGCTTTCAAACAAAGACGCATCAAACTGGGCTTCACTCAG GGAGATGTTGGCCTTGCAATGGGAAAACTGTATGGCAATGATTTCAGCCAGACCACAATCTCTCGCTTTGAGGCTCTAAACCTCAGCTTCAAAAACATGTGCAAGCTCAAACCTCTTCTGGAGAAATGGCTGAGTGACGCag aGAACTCCCCTTCTGATGCGATGAGCAACCCCACCGCTCTGCCACCACTGATGGAGGGCTACGGACGCAAACGGAAAAAGAGGACGAGCATTGAAACGAACATCAAGATGACTCTGGAGAAACGGTTCCTTGAT AACCCCAAGCCCAACTCTGAGGAGATAACTCTGATCTCCGAGCAGCTGTCCATGGAGAAGGAGGTGGTTCGAGTCTGGTTCTGTAATCGGCgtcagaaagaaaagaggatcTTCTGTCCAGTGGCCAGTTTACCTGTCAAATCACACAGCTACAACTCCAGGATG gCTTCAACATCCAGATCCTACAGCCCTCTGACTTCAGGTGGAG TTTCGTCAAATTCCTCTCCGAACAGTGCAAGCCGTGAAACTTCCCCCAACAGCCTGTCCGTAGCCTCCGCCTCTTTAACGTCTCAGGCCAATCCGGTTTCCTACAGCACACCAAG CTCCTGGTACCGCACATGGAATCCGGCTGCATATCACTGA
- the slc37a2 gene encoding glucose-6-phosphate exchanger SLC37A2 isoform X3: MSSALAPGIRLLTSFSRDSWYRSFILLLTFLFYTAYHLSRKPISIVKSELHRNCSTVIRPADLNITNNATWCDWAPFDQDNYQALFGVLDNCFLVAYAIGMFFSGIFGERLPLRYYLSVGMLSSGLFTSLFGLGFYWNIHSLGYYAFIQVMNGLVQTTGWPAVVACVGNWFGKGKRGFIMGVWNSHTSVGNILGSLIAGVFVSSAWGMSFIVPGIIIASTGILCFFFLVEKPEDVNCTPPQHHNHAVNTSNGAISTEPQEVVEDHTEAISFCGALSIPGVVEFSLCLLFAKLVSYTFLYWLPLYISNVAHFEAKEAGDMSTLFDVGGIMGGIMAGLVSDYTGGRATTCCIMLIAAAPMLFLYNSIGQRNLGTTIGMLLVCGGLVNGPYALITTAVSADLGTHESLRGNSRALSTVTAIIDGTGSIGAALGPLLAGLISPTGWNNVFYMLITADILACLFLSRLVYKEAQGWCGRAPRVRGFKEF; the protein is encoded by the exons ATGAGTTCGGCTCTGGCTCCAGGGATACGGCTCCTCACGTCGTTCTCTCGGGATAGCTG GTATCGCAGTTtcattctcctcctcaccttcctcttctACACAGCCTACCACCTGTCAAGGAAACCCATCAGCATTGTTAAG AGTGAGCTGCACAGAAACTGTTCCACGGTCATTCGGCCAGCTGACCTCAACATAACCAATAATGCTACCTGGTGTGACTGGGCGCCCTTTG ACCAAGACAACTACCAGGCACTGTTCGGGGTTTTGGATAACTGTTTCCTGGTTGCCTATGCCATCGGCATGTTTTTCAG TGGGATATTTGGAGAGCGCCTACCTCTGCGGTACTACCTGAGTGTCGGGATGCTGTCGAGTGGACTGTTCACTTCTCTGTTTGGCCTCGGCTTCTATTGGAACATACACTCATTAGGTTACTACGCTTTCATCCAG GTTATGAACGGGCTGGTGCAGACCACCGGTTGGCCAGCAGTGGTAGCTTGTGTCGGCAACTGGTTTGGAAAGGGGAA GCGTGGATTCATCATGGGTGTGTGGAACTCCCACACCTCTGTGGGAAACATCTTGGGCTCCCTTATTGCAGGagtctttgtttcctctgcGTGGGGAATGTCTTTCATTGTCCCAGGGATCATCATCGCCTCCACTGGCATCCTGTGCTTCTTCTTCCTTGTTGAGA AACCTGAAGATGTAAACTGCACTCCACCTCAGCACCAT AACCATGCCGTCAACACCAGTAACGGTGCCATCTCCACCGAACCTCAGGAGGTCGTTGAAGACCACACAGAGGCCATTAGCTTCTGTGGTGCTCTGAGTATACCT GGAGTGGTTGagttctctctctgtctgctgttcGCCAAGCTTGTCAGCTACACTTTCCTGTACTGGCTTCCTCTCTACATTTCAAATGTTG cacattttGAGGCCAAAGAGGCAGGAGACATGTCAACACTGTTTGATGTGGGAGGAATTATGG gtgggATTATGGCAGGGCTTGTGTCCGACTACACTGGTGGGAGAGCGACAACTTGCTGTATTATGCTGATTGCTGCTGCCCCCATG CTTTTCCTCTATAATTCCATTGGACAAAGGAACCTCGGTACTACAATTG GTATGCTGCTGGTGTGTGGAGGCCTGGTGAACGGCCCATACGCTCTAATCACTACTGCTGTATCAGCTGACCTG GGAACACATGAGAGTCTGAGAGGAAACTCCAGAGCGCTCTCAACAGTGACAGCAATTATCGACGGGACTGGTTCCATAG GAGCTGCATTGGGTCCTCTGTTAGCTGGTCTGATCTCTCCTACTGGATGGAACAATGTCTTCTACATGCTCATCACCGCCGATATCTTGGCCTGTCTG TTTTTGTCCAGACTTGTTTACAAGGAAGCTCAGGGTTGGTGTGGACGGGCTCCTCGCGTCAGGGG GTTCAAAGAATTCTGA
- the slc37a2 gene encoding glucose-6-phosphate exchanger SLC37A2 isoform X2 — protein sequence MSSALAPGIRLLTSFSRDSWYRSFILLLTFLFYTAYHLSRKPISIVKSELHRNCSTVIRPADLNITNNATWCDWAPFDQDNYQALFGVLDNCFLVAYAIGMFFSGIFGERLPLRYYLSVGMLSSGLFTSLFGLGFYWNIHSLGYYAFIQVMNGLVQTTGWPAVVACVGNWFGKGKRGFIMGVWNSHTSVGNILGSLIAGVFVSSAWGMSFIVPGIIIASTGILCFFFLVEKPEDVNCTPPQHHDSGEAEPLLQNHAVNTSNGAISTEPQEVVEDHTEAISFCGALSIPGVVEFSLCLLFAKLVSYTFLYWLPLYISNVAHFEAKEAGDMSTLFDVGGIMGGIMAGLVSDYTGGRATTCCIMLIAAAPMLFLYNSIGQRNLGTTIGMLLVCGGLVNGPYALITTAVSADLGTHESLRGNSRALSTVTAIIDGTGSIGAALGPLLAGLISPTGWNNVFYMLITADILACLFLSRLVYKEAQGWCGRAPRVRGFKEF from the exons ATGAGTTCGGCTCTGGCTCCAGGGATACGGCTCCTCACGTCGTTCTCTCGGGATAGCTG GTATCGCAGTTtcattctcctcctcaccttcctcttctACACAGCCTACCACCTGTCAAGGAAACCCATCAGCATTGTTAAG AGTGAGCTGCACAGAAACTGTTCCACGGTCATTCGGCCAGCTGACCTCAACATAACCAATAATGCTACCTGGTGTGACTGGGCGCCCTTTG ACCAAGACAACTACCAGGCACTGTTCGGGGTTTTGGATAACTGTTTCCTGGTTGCCTATGCCATCGGCATGTTTTTCAG TGGGATATTTGGAGAGCGCCTACCTCTGCGGTACTACCTGAGTGTCGGGATGCTGTCGAGTGGACTGTTCACTTCTCTGTTTGGCCTCGGCTTCTATTGGAACATACACTCATTAGGTTACTACGCTTTCATCCAG GTTATGAACGGGCTGGTGCAGACCACCGGTTGGCCAGCAGTGGTAGCTTGTGTCGGCAACTGGTTTGGAAAGGGGAA GCGTGGATTCATCATGGGTGTGTGGAACTCCCACACCTCTGTGGGAAACATCTTGGGCTCCCTTATTGCAGGagtctttgtttcctctgcGTGGGGAATGTCTTTCATTGTCCCAGGGATCATCATCGCCTCCACTGGCATCCTGTGCTTCTTCTTCCTTGTTGAGA AACCTGAAGATGTAAACTGCACTCCACCTCAGCACCAT GATAGTGGTGAAGCGGAGCCTCTTTTACAGAACCATGCCGTCAACACCAGTAACGGTGCCATCTCCACCGAACCTCAGGAGGTCGTTGAAGACCACACAGAGGCCATTAGCTTCTGTGGTGCTCTGAGTATACCT GGAGTGGTTGagttctctctctgtctgctgttcGCCAAGCTTGTCAGCTACACTTTCCTGTACTGGCTTCCTCTCTACATTTCAAATGTTG cacattttGAGGCCAAAGAGGCAGGAGACATGTCAACACTGTTTGATGTGGGAGGAATTATGG gtgggATTATGGCAGGGCTTGTGTCCGACTACACTGGTGGGAGAGCGACAACTTGCTGTATTATGCTGATTGCTGCTGCCCCCATG CTTTTCCTCTATAATTCCATTGGACAAAGGAACCTCGGTACTACAATTG GTATGCTGCTGGTGTGTGGAGGCCTGGTGAACGGCCCATACGCTCTAATCACTACTGCTGTATCAGCTGACCTG GGAACACATGAGAGTCTGAGAGGAAACTCCAGAGCGCTCTCAACAGTGACAGCAATTATCGACGGGACTGGTTCCATAG GAGCTGCATTGGGTCCTCTGTTAGCTGGTCTGATCTCTCCTACTGGATGGAACAATGTCTTCTACATGCTCATCACCGCCGATATCTTGGCCTGTCTG TTTTTGTCCAGACTTGTTTACAAGGAAGCTCAGGGTTGGTGTGGACGGGCTCCTCGCGTCAGGGG GTTCAAAGAATTCTGA
- the pou2f3 gene encoding POU domain, class 2, transcription factor 3 isoform X2, which produces MSTDMVEQSEAPAEQTEQNGIDFNRQELTSLHTMQQLVLMPPSHLSSSSSFLLSQSPSSHQALLQQNLLSLPSQSQSGLLQHQPGLALTPQAMSRSGLAGSSMENHVDMSHLQMPKHMSLPPQEEPSDLEELEQFAKAFKQRRIKLGFTQGDVGLAMGKLYGNDFSQTTISRFEALNLSFKNMCKLKPLLEKWLSDAENSPSDAMSNPTALPPLMEGYGRKRKKRTSIETNIKMTLEKRFLDNPKPNSEEITLISEQLSMEKEVVRVWFCNRRQKEKRIFCPVASLPVKSHSYNSRMASTSRSYSPLTSGGVSSNSSPNSASRETSPNSLSVASASLTSQANPVSYSTPSSWYRTWNPAAYH; this is translated from the exons ATGAGCACAGACATGGTGGAACAGTCGGAGGCTCCAGCTGAACAGACAG AGCAAAACGGAATCGACTTTAATCGACAA GAGCTCACCTCTCTTCACACCATGCAGCAGCTGGTCCTGATGCCACCGTCTCACCtttcgtcctcctcctcctttctgctCTCCCAGAGTCCCAGCAGTCACCAAG CTCTTCTGCAGCAGAACTTACTGTCCCTTCCTAGTCAGAGTCAAAGTGGTCTTCTCCAGCACCAGCCTGGACTGGCTCTTACTCCACAG GCTATGAGTCGCTCTGGTCTGGCAGGATCATCTATGGAGAACCACGTGGACATGTCTCACCTTCAGATGCCCAAACACATGTCATTACCCCCGCAGGAGGAACCCAGTGATCTGGAGGAACTGGAACAATTCGCAAAAGCTTTCAAACAAAGACGCATCAAACTGGGCTTCACTCAG GGAGATGTTGGCCTTGCAATGGGAAAACTGTATGGCAATGATTTCAGCCAGACCACAATCTCTCGCTTTGAGGCTCTAAACCTCAGCTTCAAAAACATGTGCAAGCTCAAACCTCTTCTGGAGAAATGGCTGAGTGACGCag aGAACTCCCCTTCTGATGCGATGAGCAACCCCACCGCTCTGCCACCACTGATGGAGGGCTACGGACGCAAACGGAAAAAGAGGACGAGCATTGAAACGAACATCAAGATGACTCTGGAGAAACGGTTCCTTGAT AACCCCAAGCCCAACTCTGAGGAGATAACTCTGATCTCCGAGCAGCTGTCCATGGAGAAGGAGGTGGTTCGAGTCTGGTTCTGTAATCGGCgtcagaaagaaaagaggatcTTCTGTCCAGTGGCCAGTTTACCTGTCAAATCACACAGCTACAACTCCAGGATG gCTTCAACATCCAGATCCTACAGCCCTCTGACTTCAGGTGGAG TTTCGTCAAATTCCTCTCCGAACAGTGCAAGCCGTGAAACTTCCCCCAACAGCCTGTCCGTAGCCTCCGCCTCTTTAACGTCTCAGGCCAATCCGGTTTCCTACAGCACACCAAG CTCCTGGTACCGCACATGGAATCCGGCTGCATATCACTGA
- the slc37a2 gene encoding glucose-6-phosphate exchanger SLC37A2 isoform X1 — translation MSSALAPGIRLLTSFSRDSWYRSFILLLTFLFYTAYHLSRKPISIVKSELHRNCSTVIRPADLNITNNATWCDWAPFDQDNYQALFGVLDNCFLVAYAIGMFFSGIFGERLPLRYYLSVGMLSSGLFTSLFGLGFYWNIHSLGYYAFIQVMNGLVQTTGWPAVVACVGNWFGKGKRGFIMGVWNSHTSVGNILGSLIAGVFVSSAWGMSFIVPGIIIASTGILCFFFLVEKPEDVNCTPPQHHNDQDSGEAEPLLQNHAVNTSNGAISTEPQEVVEDHTEAISFCGALSIPGVVEFSLCLLFAKLVSYTFLYWLPLYISNVAHFEAKEAGDMSTLFDVGGIMGGIMAGLVSDYTGGRATTCCIMLIAAAPMLFLYNSIGQRNLGTTIGMLLVCGGLVNGPYALITTAVSADLGTHESLRGNSRALSTVTAIIDGTGSIGAALGPLLAGLISPTGWNNVFYMLITADILACLFLSRLVYKEAQGWCGRAPRVRGFKEF, via the exons ATGAGTTCGGCTCTGGCTCCAGGGATACGGCTCCTCACGTCGTTCTCTCGGGATAGCTG GTATCGCAGTTtcattctcctcctcaccttcctcttctACACAGCCTACCACCTGTCAAGGAAACCCATCAGCATTGTTAAG AGTGAGCTGCACAGAAACTGTTCCACGGTCATTCGGCCAGCTGACCTCAACATAACCAATAATGCTACCTGGTGTGACTGGGCGCCCTTTG ACCAAGACAACTACCAGGCACTGTTCGGGGTTTTGGATAACTGTTTCCTGGTTGCCTATGCCATCGGCATGTTTTTCAG TGGGATATTTGGAGAGCGCCTACCTCTGCGGTACTACCTGAGTGTCGGGATGCTGTCGAGTGGACTGTTCACTTCTCTGTTTGGCCTCGGCTTCTATTGGAACATACACTCATTAGGTTACTACGCTTTCATCCAG GTTATGAACGGGCTGGTGCAGACCACCGGTTGGCCAGCAGTGGTAGCTTGTGTCGGCAACTGGTTTGGAAAGGGGAA GCGTGGATTCATCATGGGTGTGTGGAACTCCCACACCTCTGTGGGAAACATCTTGGGCTCCCTTATTGCAGGagtctttgtttcctctgcGTGGGGAATGTCTTTCATTGTCCCAGGGATCATCATCGCCTCCACTGGCATCCTGTGCTTCTTCTTCCTTGTTGAGA AACCTGAAGATGTAAACTGCACTCCACCTCAGCACCAT aatgATCAGGATAGTGGTGAAGCGGAGCCTCTTTTACAGAACCATGCCGTCAACACCAGTAACGGTGCCATCTCCACCGAACCTCAGGAGGTCGTTGAAGACCACACAGAGGCCATTAGCTTCTGTGGTGCTCTGAGTATACCT GGAGTGGTTGagttctctctctgtctgctgttcGCCAAGCTTGTCAGCTACACTTTCCTGTACTGGCTTCCTCTCTACATTTCAAATGTTG cacattttGAGGCCAAAGAGGCAGGAGACATGTCAACACTGTTTGATGTGGGAGGAATTATGG gtgggATTATGGCAGGGCTTGTGTCCGACTACACTGGTGGGAGAGCGACAACTTGCTGTATTATGCTGATTGCTGCTGCCCCCATG CTTTTCCTCTATAATTCCATTGGACAAAGGAACCTCGGTACTACAATTG GTATGCTGCTGGTGTGTGGAGGCCTGGTGAACGGCCCATACGCTCTAATCACTACTGCTGTATCAGCTGACCTG GGAACACATGAGAGTCTGAGAGGAAACTCCAGAGCGCTCTCAACAGTGACAGCAATTATCGACGGGACTGGTTCCATAG GAGCTGCATTGGGTCCTCTGTTAGCTGGTCTGATCTCTCCTACTGGATGGAACAATGTCTTCTACATGCTCATCACCGCCGATATCTTGGCCTGTCTG TTTTTGTCCAGACTTGTTTACAAGGAAGCTCAGGGTTGGTGTGGACGGGCTCCTCGCGTCAGGGG GTTCAAAGAATTCTGA